In the genome of Vigna radiata var. radiata cultivar VC1973A unplaced genomic scaffold, Vradiata_ver6 scaffold_100, whole genome shotgun sequence, one region contains:
- the LOC106755314 gene encoding probable protein S-acyltransferase 22 isoform X2, which produces MMGMLQLLVQNPWKRKNWELKLVLKMLLFLQRRKVHHLHLLRHGFYWFALLVLISVAAQVQVRNLVINKQVKMACSIAVCVKLRSSSTASTVESVTSVLIALIIIADGSTTVLGKGTTENFSPLWLLLSSWYVHGLCTLGLGLQLILQWLTGILVLICCFVEKKKFSVDISSKLGSSFSLVPFVIVVAVCTILAMIATLPLVQLFFFHILLIKKGISTYDYIIALREQEQEQQIGGQQSPQMSPVSSLTGLSSASSFTTFHRGAWCTPPRLFLEDQFDVVPPETASVSSLGKKTARDEPVKKKNPGAVKISPWTLARLNAEEVSKAAAEARKKSKILQPVTRHNNEPFRLEPDHNSGSSGRRMSPRVETNRRRAGKRIRLPADLPMEAIPKFSSSNIIAKGFSGTSSLAPLQLEARGVFQASQAVSSSGGIVASSPESSLDSPDIHPFRVSSTEAEEARRLASLSGIGGANLKGIPLSRSTSDGYEASGGEDSDRVPSRVVQRSTNWTNLLFSGDQEERAFDPKPSSSLVHSRKL; this is translated from the exons ATGATGGGAATGCTTCAACTGTTGGTCCAAAATCCATGGAAAAGGAAGAATTGGGAACTGAAGCTAGTTTTAAAGATGCTGCTATTTCTGCAGAGAAGAAAAGTGCATCATCTTCACCTTCTTCGTCATGGCTTCTATTGGTTTGCTCTCCTTGTGCTTATATCTGTGGCTGCTCAAGTTCAAGTAAGGAATCTTGTGATCAACAAGCAAGTGAAGATGGCATGTTCTATTGCAGTTTGTGTGAAGTTGAG GTCTTCAAGTACAGCAAGCACTGTAGAGTCTGTGACAAGTGTGTTGATCGCTTTGATCATCATTGCAGA TGGCTCAACAACTGTATTGGGAAAAGGAACTACAGAAAATTTTTCACCCTTATGGTTGCTGCTCTCCTCTTG GTATGTGCATGGTTTGTGCACCTTGGGCTTGGGATTGCAGCTTATACTTCAGTGGTTGACTGGGATACTTGTGCTTATCTGCTGTTTTgttgagaagaagaaattttCTGTGGATATCTCCTCCAAGTTAGGGAGCAGTTTCTCTCTTGTTCCCTTTGTCATTGTTGTG GCAGTCTGCACCATTTTGGCTATGATTGCTACCTTACCCCTTGTGCAGCTGTTTTTCTTTCACATTCTTCTCATTAAAAAG GGAATCAGCACATATGATTACATCATAGCTTTGAGGGAGCAGGAGCAGGAGCAGCAAATTGGAGGTCAGCAGAGTCCCCAAATGTCACCTGTTAGCTCACTTACTGGATTGAGCAGTGCAAGCTCCTTTACTACTTTCCATCGTGGTGCATGGTGTACACCGCCACGTCTGTTCCTTGAAGATCAG TTTGATGTAGTGCCCCCAGAAACGGCATCTGTAAGCTCTTTGGGAAAGAAGACAGCAAGAGACGAGCCGGTTAAAAAAAAGAATCCTGGAGCAGTCAAAATCAGTCCATGGACGTTGGCACGCTTGAATGCTGAAGAGGTTTCCAAGGCTGCAGCAGAAGCAAGGAAAAAATCGAAAATTCTTCAGCCTGTGACAAGACACAACAATGAGCCTTTCAGGCTGGAACCAGACCACAACTCCGGCAGCAGCGGCCGGCGTATGAGCCCCAGGGTTGAGACCAACAGACGACGGGCAGGCAAGCGGATTCGCCTGCCAGCCGATTTGCCTATGGAGGCCATACCAAAATTTTCTTCCAGCAACATCATTGCCAAAGGATTCAGTGGAACATCTAGTTTGGCACCTCTGCAGCTGGAAGCACGTGGTGTGTTTCAAGCAAGTCAGGCAGTGTCAAGCTCAGGTGGGATTGTTGCTTCATCGCCGGAAAGCAGTTTAGATTCGCCGGACATTCACCCGTTTCGGGTGTCTTCGACTGAAGCCGAAGAGGCAAGAAGGCTTGCCAGTCTTTCTGGCATTGGTGGTGCAAACCTGAAGGGAATCCCTCTGTCAAGGTCAACCAGTGATGGGTATGAGGCCTCTGGTGGGGAAGACAGTGACAGGGTTCCCAGCAGGGTTGTTCAGAGGTCCACAAATTGGACTAATCTGCTGTTCAGTGGTGATCAAGAGGAGAGAGCTTTTGATCCAAAACCATCATCTAGCCTGGTTCATAGTAGAAAGTTGTGA
- the LOC106755333 gene encoding protein argonaute 7, which produces MEEVEECTNANQKFNTRRMNFRNGINSHEHHRYHHHHHHHFQHHYHLQQLPLTPPFPQNQIVKSKTHFHKPPCKLSSSPSSCYKLAPPPLAPARKEVEQQTKTSLKGDDGKKVIPERKAQSVIVAKRPDSGGQEGTVISLLANHFLVQFDPSQKIYHYNVEITPHPSKDIAREIKHKLVNNNSPVLSGAIPAYDGRKNLYSPVQFQNDKLEFYISLPIPTTNLPSPYGEISHFNDKHQKLKLFRINIKLVSKINGKELNNYLSKEGDDWIPLPQDYLHGLDVVLRESPTEKCIPVGRSFYSSSMGRSKDIGGGAVGLRGFFQSLRPTQQGLALNVDFSVTAFHESIGIISYLQKRLEFLRDLSQRKTAQLTAEERKEVEKALKNIRVFVCHRETVQRYRVCGLTEEATENLWFSDRDGKNLRLLDYFKDHYNYDIQFRKLPCLQISRSKPCYLPMELCVICEGQKFLGKLTDDQTARILKMGCQRPGERKSIIEGVMRGNVGPTSGDQEKEFKLQVSREMTELTGRILFPPKLKLGDGGHVRNLTPSRHDXQWNLLDGHVSEGTTIERWALISFGGTPEQKSNVPRFINQLSQRCEQLGIFLNKXTVISPQFESSQILNNVTLLESKLKRIQRIASNNLQLLICIMERKHKGYADLKRIAETSVGVVSQCCLYPNLSKLSSQFLANLALKINAKVGGCTVALYNSLPSQLPRLFHIDEPVIFMGADVTHPHPLDDFSPSVAAVVGSMNWPTANKYISRIRSQTHRQEIIQDLGAMVGELLDDFYQEVEKLPSRIIFFRDGVSETQFYKVLEDELQSIRCACTRFPGYTPSITFAVVQKRHHTRLFPLETYQSSTQNHFLYENIPPGTVVDSVITHPNEFDFYLCSHWGVKGTSRPTHYHVLWDENQFTSDELQKLVYNLCYTFVRCTKPISLVPPAYYAHLAAYRGRLYLQRSESLGLFRSTSTLSRAAPPKTAPLPKLSENIKKLMFYC; this is translated from the exons ATGGAAGAGGTAGAGGAGTGCACCAATGCTAACCAAAAATTCAACACCAGAAGAATGAACTTCAGGAATGGAATCAACTCTCATGAGCACCACCgttaccaccaccaccatcatcatcactttCAACACCATTATCATCTGCAACAACTTCCTTTGACTCCACCCTTCCCTCAAAATCAGATCGTTAAATCAAAAACCCATTTTCACAAACCTCCATGCAAACTCAGTAGCTCCCCCTCCTCGTGTTACAAGCTCGCTCCACCACCACTCGCTCCTG CTCGAAAGGAAGTTGAGCAGCAAACAAAGACATCCCTGAAAGGAGATGATGGGAAGAAAGTAATTCCAGAAAGGAAGGCACAGTCAGTGATCGTTGCAAAGAGGCCTGACTCTGGTGGCCAAGAAGGCACTGTCATCTCTCTTCTTGCCAACCACTTTTTGGTACAATTTGATCCATCACAGAAGATATATCATTACAATGTTGAAATAACTCCCCATCCCTCCAAGGATATTGCCAGAGAAATCAAGCACAAGTTGGTAAATAACAATTCTCCTGTCCTCTCAGGTGCTATTCCAGCATATGATGGCAGAAAGAATCTTTACAGTCCAGTTCAGTTCCAAAATGATAAGCTAGAGTTCTACATAAGTCTTCCAATCCCCACTACCAACCTTCCATCACCTTATGGAGAAATCTCTCACTTTAATGACAAGCATCAAAAGCTTAAACTTTTCAGGATAAATATCAAGTTGGTCTCCAAAATCAATGGAAAGGAGTTGAATAACTACTTGAGCAAAGAGGGTGATGACTGGATTCCACTTCCACAGGATTATCTGCATGGTTTGGATGTAGTTCTTAGAGAGAGCCCTACTGAGAAATGCATTCCTGTTGGAAGGTCATTCTATTCGAGTTCAATGGGAAGAAGCAAAGACATTGGTGGAGGAGCTGTTGGACTGAGAGGCTTCTTTCAGAGTTTAAGACCAACACAACAAGGACTGGCTCTCAATGTGGATTTCTCAGTAACTGCTTTTCATGAGAGCATAGGAATCATTTCATACCTGCAGAAACGTCTTGAGTTCCTTCGAGACCTTTCTCAAAGGAAGACTGCTCAATTAACTGCAGAAGAGAGGAAGGAAGTTGAGAAGGCATTGAAGAACATCAGGGTCTTTGTTTGCCATAGGGAAACTGTTCAGAGATACCGTGTCTGTGGCTTAACTGAGGAGGCTACCGAAAACCTTTGGTTTTCTGACAGAGATGGCAAGAATCTGAGGCTGCTCGATTACTTTAAAGATCACTATAACTATGACATACAATTCAGAAAATTACCATGTTTGCAAATTAGTAGGAGTAAACCTTGTTATCTTCCTATGGAGCTTTGTGTGATCTGTGAAGGCCAGAAGTTCCTCGGAAAACTCACTGATGATCAAACGGCAAGAATACTCAAGATGGGCTGCCAAAGACCGGGAGAACGAAAAAGCATTATTGAAGGAGTCATGAGAGGAAATGTTGGGCCTACCAG TGGTGATCAGGAAAAAGAATTCAAGCTCCAAGTGTCAAGAGAAATGACGGAGTTGACTGGCAGAATTCTTTTCCCTCCCAAACTAAAGCTTGGAGATGGAGGTCATGTGAGAAACTTGACTCCTTCGCGTCATGACNGGCAATGGAACCTTCTTGATGGCCATGTCTCNGAAGGAACTACTATTGAGAGGTGGGCACTGATTAGTTTTGGGGGCACACCTGAGCAGAAGTCCAATGTCCCCAGATTCATAAACCAGTTATCTCAAAGGTGTGAGCAATTGGGCATTTTTCTCAACAAGNACACAGTTATTAGTCCCCAGTTTGAATCAAGTCAGATTCTTAACAATGTCACCCTTTTGGAATCTAAGCTCAAGAGGATCCAAAGGATTGCCTCAAACAATCTCCAGCTTCTTATTTGCATAATGGAGAGAAAACACAAAGGGTATGCAGACTTGAAACGAATTGCCGAGACCAGTGTTGGTGTTGTGAGCCAATGCTGCCTGTACCCCAATCTCAGCAAGTTGAGTTCACAATTTTTGGCTAATTTGGCCCTCAAAATCAACGCAAAAGTTGGTGGTTGCACGGTTGCTTTGTACAACTCATTGCCTTCACAGTTACCACGTCTCTTTCATATTGATGAGCCAGTGATATTCATGGGTGCNGATGTGACACATCCTCACCCTCTTGATGATTTCAGTCCATCTGTTGCTGCTGTTGTCGGTAGCATGAATTGGCCGACAGCAAACAAATACATTTCAAGAATAAGGTCTCAAACACACAGACAAGAAATCATTCAGGATCTTGGTGCAATGGTGGGGGAACTGCTCGATGATTTTTATCAGGAGGTAGAGAAACTCCCCAGCAGAATTATTTTCTTCAGAGATGGGGTCAGTGAAACTCAGTTTTACAAAGTGTTGGAAGACGAACTTCAGTCAATTAGGTGTGCATGCACAAGGTTTCCAGGTTACACACCTTCCATTACTTTTGCAGTTGTGCAAAAGAGGCATCACACAAGGTTGTTTCCCCTTGAAACTTACCAGTCTTCAACGCAGAACCATTTTCTATATGAAAACATTCCTCCAGGGACTGTGGTTGATTCAGTGATCACTCATCCAAATGAATTTGATTTCTACCTTTGTAGCCATTGGGGTGTGAAAGGAACAAGTAGGCCAACTCACTACCATGTCTTGTGGGATGAAAACCAGTTTACTTCTGATGAACTGCAGAAACTGGTTTACAACTTGTGCTACACTTTTGTCAGGTGCACCAAGCCAATTTCTTTGGTGCCTCCAGCATACTACGCCCATTTAGCTGCATACAGAGGCAGACTCTACCTTCAGAGATCAGAGTCCTTAGGTTTGTTCAGAAGTACATCTACTCTATCCAGAGCTGCTCCTCCAAAGACAGCACCTCTACCTAAACTCagtgaaaacataaaaaaactcATGTTCTACTGCTAG
- the LOC106755287 gene encoding uncharacterized protein LOC106755287: MSFMRGDLLCQTRKLVKGLAKAEPVWLKAMEQAPPATFPPVAGKIPTISLPEDVYVKKFYKKYPESKHHDPIKFHAFDPPPSRIFALXVLELKEHGVSEERAMAIADLEYLTEKKAKKKAYSRLKEIARLQGKRPPPNPYPSAIKEIQAHERKYVRDRFFNPNILQIVKQQKAEAMERFNARAAAAADW; this comes from the exons ATGTCGTTTATGCGCGGAGATTTGCTTTGCCAAACGAGGAAGCTGGTGAAGGGTCTAGCGAAAGCAGAACCCGTATGGCTGAAAGCGATGGAGCA GGCGCCACCTGCAACATTTCCTCCAGTTGCCGGCAAAATTCCGACCATCAGTCTTCCTGAGGATGTCTATGTGAAGAAATTCTATAAAAAGTATCCGGAATCCAAACACCATGACCCCATTAAGTTTCATGCTTTTGATCCTCCTCCATCTCGTATCTTTGCCTTGAGNGTTCTTGAATTGAAAGAGCATGGTGTTAGTGAGGAGCGAGCAATGGCTATAGCTGAT CTGGAATATCTGACAGAGAAGAAGGCAAAGAAGAAAGCATATAGCCGTTTGAAGGAAATTGCACGTCTTCAAGGAAAGAGACCTCCTCCAAATCCATATCCTAGTGCTATCAAGGAGATACAAGCCCACGAGAGGAAATATGTTCGTGATCGTTTCTTCAATCCAAACATACTCCAAATTGTGAAGCAACAGAAAGCCGAGGCAATGGAGAGATTCAATGCCcgtgctgctgctgctgctgatTGGTGA
- the LOC106755314 gene encoding probable protein S-acyltransferase 22 isoform X1, whose translation MRKNGWQLPYHPLQVVAIAVFLALGFAFYVFFAPFVGKKMYQYVVMGLYTPLITCVFALYIWCAASDPADPGVFKSKKYLKIPDSKQLDGLKNSKLGGESTSSMHDGNASTVGPKSMEKEELGTEASFKDAAISAEKKSASSSPSSSWLLLVCSPCAYICGCSSSSKESCDQQASEDGMFYCSLCEVEVFKYSKHCRVCDKCVDRFDHHCRWLNNCIGKRNYRKFFTLMVAALLLLILQWLTGILVLICCFVEKKKFSVDISSKLGSSFSLVPFVIVVAVCTILAMIATLPLVQLFFFHILLIKKGISTYDYIIALREQEQEQQIGGQQSPQMSPVSSLTGLSSASSFTTFHRGAWCTPPRLFLEDQFDVVPPETASVSSLGKKTARDEPVKKKNPGAVKISPWTLARLNAEEVSKAAAEARKKSKILQPVTRHNNEPFRLEPDHNSGSSGRRMSPRVETNRRRAGKRIRLPADLPMEAIPKFSSSNIIAKGFSGTSSLAPLQLEARGVFQASQAVSSSGGIVASSPESSLDSPDIHPFRVSSTEAEEARRLASLSGIGGANLKGIPLSRSTSDGYEASGGEDSDRVPSRVVQRSTNWTNLLFSGDQEERAFDPKPSSSLVHSRKL comes from the exons ATGAGGAAGAATGGATGGCAGCTACCTTATCATCCTCTCCAg GTGGTGGCTATTGCTGTGTTTTTGGCTCTGGGATTTGCCTTCTATGTATTTTTTGCTCCTTTTGTTGGGAAGAAGATGTATCAGTATGTTGTCATGGGCCTCTACACACCCCTG ATTACATGTGTCTTTGCACTGTACATTTGGTGTGCAGCATCTGATCCTGCAGATCCTGGTGTTTTCAAGTccaaaaaatatcttaaaattccTGATAGCAAACAGCTTGATGGGCTCAAGAATTCTAAACTAGGAGGAGAATCAACTTCATCAATGCATGATGGGAATGCTTCAACTGTTGGTCCAAAATCCATGGAAAAGGAAGAATTGGGAACTGAAGCTAGTTTTAAAGATGCTGCTATTTCTGCAGAGAAGAAAAGTGCATCATCTTCACCTTCTTCGTCATGGCTTCTATTGGTTTGCTCTCCTTGTGCTTATATCTGTGGCTGCTCAAGTTCAAGTAAGGAATCTTGTGATCAACAAGCAAGTGAAGATGGCATGTTCTATTGCAGTTTGTGTGAAGTTGAG GTCTTCAAGTACAGCAAGCACTGTAGAGTCTGTGACAAGTGTGTTGATCGCTTTGATCATCATTGCAGA TGGCTCAACAACTGTATTGGGAAAAGGAACTACAGAAAATTTTTCACCCTTATGGTTGCTGCTCTCCTCTTG CTTATACTTCAGTGGTTGACTGGGATACTTGTGCTTATCTGCTGTTTTgttgagaagaagaaattttCTGTGGATATCTCCTCCAAGTTAGGGAGCAGTTTCTCTCTTGTTCCCTTTGTCATTGTTGTG GCAGTCTGCACCATTTTGGCTATGATTGCTACCTTACCCCTTGTGCAGCTGTTTTTCTTTCACATTCTTCTCATTAAAAAG GGAATCAGCACATATGATTACATCATAGCTTTGAGGGAGCAGGAGCAGGAGCAGCAAATTGGAGGTCAGCAGAGTCCCCAAATGTCACCTGTTAGCTCACTTACTGGATTGAGCAGTGCAAGCTCCTTTACTACTTTCCATCGTGGTGCATGGTGTACACCGCCACGTCTGTTCCTTGAAGATCAG TTTGATGTAGTGCCCCCAGAAACGGCATCTGTAAGCTCTTTGGGAAAGAAGACAGCAAGAGACGAGCCGGTTAAAAAAAAGAATCCTGGAGCAGTCAAAATCAGTCCATGGACGTTGGCACGCTTGAATGCTGAAGAGGTTTCCAAGGCTGCAGCAGAAGCAAGGAAAAAATCGAAAATTCTTCAGCCTGTGACAAGACACAACAATGAGCCTTTCAGGCTGGAACCAGACCACAACTCCGGCAGCAGCGGCCGGCGTATGAGCCCCAGGGTTGAGACCAACAGACGACGGGCAGGCAAGCGGATTCGCCTGCCAGCCGATTTGCCTATGGAGGCCATACCAAAATTTTCTTCCAGCAACATCATTGCCAAAGGATTCAGTGGAACATCTAGTTTGGCACCTCTGCAGCTGGAAGCACGTGGTGTGTTTCAAGCAAGTCAGGCAGTGTCAAGCTCAGGTGGGATTGTTGCTTCATCGCCGGAAAGCAGTTTAGATTCGCCGGACATTCACCCGTTTCGGGTGTCTTCGACTGAAGCCGAAGAGGCAAGAAGGCTTGCCAGTCTTTCTGGCATTGGTGGTGCAAACCTGAAGGGAATCCCTCTGTCAAGGTCAACCAGTGATGGGTATGAGGCCTCTGGTGGGGAAGACAGTGACAGGGTTCCCAGCAGGGTTGTTCAGAGGTCCACAAATTGGACTAATCTGCTGTTCAGTGGTGATCAAGAGGAGAGAGCTTTTGATCCAAAACCATCATCTAGCCTGGTTCATAGTAGAAAGTTGTGA